Within the Longimicrobium sp. genome, the region TGGCTACCCCTGGTGTGACTGGAGTGGGAGGGAGCGAGGGAACCTTCTAGGGCGGGGATGCGACACCGCAGGTTCCGTTCCCCCTGACGACCCAGCCACAGCGCGGAAAAACCTCGCGCGGGCAAAGAGAATCACGCGCAACGGCTTGCGCCGAACGGGCAGCTACGTGTGTTTCCGGAGCGACATGTGGGAGGGGTGCGACAGCGCGAGACCGGTGCGCGTGCGCGACGGTGGTGCCTCGCGCCGGTGCAGCCGGCGGGCGCGGCGAAGGGGCCGCCGCCGGCTTACTTGTGCCGGTAGGTGATGCGGCCGCGGCTCAGGTCGTACGGCGAGATGTCGAGCGTCACCCGGTCGCCCTCGAGCACGCGGATGTTGAACTTCGACATGCGGCCGGCGGCGTAGGCCAGCACCTCGTGCCCGTTCTCCAGCTTCACGCGGTAGTTGCGGTCGGGGAGCACCTCGGTGACCACCCCTTCCATCTGAAACGTTTCCTGCTTGGCCATGTGGGAGTTTTGGGGGATCCGTGGAATCGGCCGCGGGCGCGGAGACCGTCTCCGCGCCGCGCGCCCGGCTTCGGGCGCAGAAGCCCGCTGCGGCAAGGAATGACGTACGATAACCCGGCGGCGCCACAAGTTCAACGCCGCGGCGGGGCGATGCTCCGGCCACGGATGGCCGGCGGAGGATTTCCCGGCGACTCTGGTCCTCCGCCGGCCGCTTCGGGACGGATCTCCGGCCGCTACGGCGTGGCCGTGCTCGGCGCGGGCGCGGCGGGAGGCGTGGCGTCGTCGGTGTCGTGGTTCTGGTAGTACCACCACGCGGCGGCGGCCAGCGCCACCACCAGGAGTATCCCCAGGATCAGGGGAAGGGAGCTGCGCGGCTTGCGTTCGACGTTGATGTCGGCCACGTCGTCCTCCTCGCGTGCGAGCGGCGGATGGGGATGGTTTGACGGCTCGGTCCGGGCGGCGCGGAAGCAATCCCCGCGCCCGCCGCGGTGAATCGGTAGCACGCGCGGGGCGCTCGCGCCAGATTCAGGGCCGCTCGACCCACGCTTCTGCTTCGATCGGGGATGATCTCCACGCTCCTGTTCTGGCTGGCGGCCGCCACGGCCGGCTTCTTCGTGCTGCTGTTCGCGGAGCTCGTCTCCGGCGGGCTGCGGCTGGTCCACCTGCGCGACGTGGCGCCGCTGGGGGACGAGGAGATGCCGTCCGTGAGCATCGTCGCCCCGGCGCGGAACGAGGCGCGGGGGATCGAGGCGGCGCTGCGGTCGCTGCTGCGGCAGGATGTGCCGCGGCTGGAGGTGATCCTCG harbors:
- the infA gene encoding translation initiation factor IF-1, which translates into the protein MAKQETFQMEGVVTEVLPDRNYRVKLENGHEVLAYAAGRMSKFNIRVLEGDRVTLDISPYDLSRGRITYRHK